One genomic window of Methanosalsum zhilinae DSM 4017 includes the following:
- a CDS encoding MinD/ParA family ATP-binding protein: protein MSLTIAVHSSKGGTGKTSIAINLAGAYLSAGKSVCIMDMDSKGPSMHTFFDLDPECYINDYVLGNCSTEEMMHKIDTIDTSGELYVGFSDPDIASIREFSTMDRKWQTRILKRMIDAKKDLYSAGIDVVILDTSPGVEFGSVNAVAVSDFVLITIKPNMICFNSIEQVINGIYLMLDKKCAIVENMCPADHFSRVISSDLFDIPVMESISCMCDVACRTDDEILTINDPQHPYSKSVFKIAEKIEKYIED from the coding sequence ATGAGCTTAACAATAGCGGTACACTCAAGCAAAGGCGGAACCGGAAAAACGAGTATTGCAATAAATCTTGCAGGAGCATATCTATCTGCAGGTAAAAGTGTTTGTATAATGGACATGGATTCAAAAGGACCATCCATGCACACATTCTTTGACCTCGATCCAGAATGCTATATAAATGATTATGTGCTGGGCAATTGCAGTACAGAAGAAATGATGCATAAGATTGACACTATAGACACCTCCGGAGAACTATATGTTGGATTTTCAGACCCTGACATTGCTTCCATAAGAGAGTTTTCTACAATGGACCGGAAATGGCAGACAAGGATCCTGAAAAGAATGATTGATGCAAAAAAGGATCTCTATTCTGCAGGAATTGACGTGGTCATTCTGGATACAAGCCCGGGCGTGGAATTCGGGTCAGTTAATGCAGTAGCGGTTTCTGATTTTGTATTAATTACAATCAAGCCCAATATGATATGTTTTAATAGTATAGAGCAGGTCATTAACGGAATATATTTGATGCTGGACAAGAAATGCGCTATTGTTGAAAATATGTGTCCAGCAGATCATTTTTCCAGGGTCATTTCTTCAGACCTGTTTGATATACCGGTAATGGAATCAATATCCTGCATGTGTGATGTGGCTTGCAGAACCGATGATGAAATACTTACCATAAACGATCCCCAGCATCCATATTCAAAGTCAGTGTTCAAAATTGCAGAAAAAATTGAAAAATACATTGAAGATTAA
- a CDS encoding PRC-barrel domain-containing protein: MLIEITSLFGLNVYTNSGTYVGKVSDIVLDINERKVRGIAISEVNRDLFDVQGKGVIIPYRWVITAADIVLIRDIFSRFKKKTKAEEQEA, translated from the coding sequence ATGCTCATAGAAATAACATCGCTTTTTGGACTGAATGTATATACTAATTCAGGAACTTATGTTGGAAAGGTCAGTGACATTGTACTTGACATAAACGAAAGGAAGGTCAGAGGTATTGCAATATCTGAAGTAAACAGGGACCTGTTCGATGTACAGGGGAAAGGAGTGATCATACCATACAGATGGGTGATAACTGCCGCGGATATCGTACTGATCAGAGATATCTTTTCAAGATTCAAAAAGAAAACAAAGGCTGAAGAGCAAGAAGCCTGA
- the mdh gene encoding malate dehydrogenase — MKKITVIGAGNVGATAVQRMAELEMGDLVMLDIVEGIPQGKALDLMQSAPLMEYDSHIRGTNDYNDITGSDVVVITAGVPRKPGMDRKDLLKINSNIIKDVCTNITEYAPDAVVIVVTNPLDPMTYLASRVLDMPDNRVFGMGGMLDSTRFATFVAMELGCSVKDISAMVIGSHDNLMLPLPQYTTVSGIPITELMDEDTIQELVDRTINGGAEIVKYFKNGSAFYAPAASITHMVESVIRDSKRIMPATAYLKGEYGYDGVYAGVPAKIGREGVEDIIDLKLSDKQKELLTKSVVNIQSSIELLELE, encoded by the coding sequence ATGAAAAAAATTACAGTTATTGGAGCAGGTAATGTTGGTGCCACTGCAGTCCAGAGAATGGCGGAGCTTGAAATGGGAGATCTCGTAATGTTGGATATTGTAGAAGGAATTCCCCAGGGTAAAGCACTGGATCTCATGCAATCAGCCCCTCTTATGGAATATGATAGCCATATTCGTGGTACAAACGATTACAACGATATTACTGGATCTGATGTAGTTGTGATTACTGCAGGAGTTCCCCGTAAACCTGGCATGGATCGCAAAGACCTGCTTAAAATAAATTCGAATATAATAAAAGATGTCTGTACCAATATTACAGAATATGCTCCTGATGCAGTGGTTATTGTGGTCACAAACCCACTTGACCCCATGACATATCTTGCATCCCGGGTTCTGGACATGCCCGACAATCGGGTATTTGGAATGGGAGGTATGCTTGACTCCACCAGGTTTGCTACTTTTGTAGCAATGGAACTTGGATGTTCGGTCAAAGATATAAGTGCAATGGTCATTGGAAGTCATGATAATCTGATGCTTCCACTTCCACAATACACAACCGTCTCAGGGATTCCAATAACAGAATTGATGGATGAAGATACAATACAGGAACTTGTTGATAGAACAATAAACGGTGGAGCTGAAATTGTTAAGTATTTCAAGAATGGCAGTGCTTTCTATGCACCTGCAGCATCCATAACACATATGGTGGAATCCGTGATCAGAGATTCGAAGAGAATAATGCCAGCAACTGCATATCTTAAAGGAGAATACGGATACGACGGAGTCTATGCTGGGGTACCTGCAAAAATAGGCAGGGAGGGGGTTGAGGATATAATCGATCTCAAACTTAGTGACAAACAGAAGGAATTACTTACAAAATCAGTGGTAAATATTCAGTCAAGCATAGAACTGCTGGAATTGGAGTAA
- the uvrC gene encoding excinuclease ABC subunit UvrC: MNSLFSEISDRIPDEPGVYLMKDSSGDVIYVGKALSLKKRVRQYFQSQKNHHPRTRVLVKNIADVDYIVTGTEIDALILEANLIKKHRPRYNVRLKDDKRYPYVKITTNSRYPRIFLTRKRLDDGALYFGPYTNVTPVRKTLDILARIFGIRRCKKKIGADNRYTRPCLNFHIKQCLAPCSGEIVEEEYQEMVGEVVKLFQGDSSSLIHRLEERMNQFSSEMKYESAAMIRDQIITVEEISNQQITTSGWDDRDVIAGISEAGNIYVQLFYVREGNIVGKADFSLAGLENEEFSGEVLAEFIKQYYQDSPVPSEILVPLHIPEKELIQKWLSGKGRKDVRIHVPVKGDKKKLLEMAEKNALMFGRQARQGADSGQYIRQALEELKSVLSLPSPPYHIEGIDISNISGTDAVGSVVVFEDGNPLNGKYRQYNIRSVQGPDDFSMIAEVVKRRYSGIVEKSGNLPDLVLIDGGAGQVQAACRSLNEIGVDIQVIGLAKKFETIVLPDSSKTVNLPSTSSARTLLMRIRDEAHRFALSAHRRKRAAKLTHSRLDSIPGIGKNRKRALLQEFRSVDRIERSSVEELARIPGISRKLAEQILAYLKN; encoded by the coding sequence TTGAACAGTCTATTTTCAGAGATTTCTGACAGGATTCCCGATGAACCCGGTGTCTATCTGATGAAAGATAGTAGCGGGGACGTAATATATGTAGGTAAGGCCCTTTCACTGAAAAAAAGGGTACGGCAATATTTCCAGTCTCAGAAGAATCACCATCCAAGAACACGCGTTCTTGTTAAGAATATCGCTGATGTGGATTATATTGTTACAGGCACTGAGATCGATGCCCTGATTCTTGAAGCCAATCTGATCAAGAAACACCGTCCCAGATATAATGTAAGACTCAAGGATGACAAACGTTATCCATATGTCAAAATAACTACCAATTCCAGATATCCTCGGATATTTTTGACACGTAAAAGGCTTGATGATGGTGCACTGTACTTTGGTCCCTATACCAATGTCACACCGGTTAGAAAAACCCTTGATATCCTTGCCAGAATATTTGGAATACGAAGATGTAAAAAGAAGATAGGTGCAGATAACAGGTATACCCGTCCCTGCCTGAACTTCCATATAAAACAGTGTCTTGCACCGTGTTCAGGTGAAATTGTCGAGGAGGAGTATCAGGAAATGGTTGGCGAGGTTGTGAAACTGTTCCAGGGAGATTCGTCCAGTCTGATCCACAGGCTGGAGGAGCGCATGAATCAATTTTCCTCTGAGATGAAATATGAATCTGCTGCAATGATCCGGGATCAGATCATAACAGTTGAGGAAATATCAAATCAGCAGATAACAACCAGTGGCTGGGATGACCGGGATGTGATAGCAGGCATTTCTGAAGCAGGAAATATATATGTCCAGCTTTTCTATGTAAGGGAAGGAAATATCGTTGGAAAGGCGGATTTTTCACTAGCAGGTCTTGAAAATGAAGAATTTTCAGGTGAAGTACTGGCTGAATTTATTAAACAGTATTATCAGGATTCTCCGGTTCCATCCGAGATCCTTGTACCTCTCCATATTCCTGAAAAAGAACTGATCCAGAAATGGCTTTCCGGAAAAGGGCGAAAAGATGTTCGCATCCATGTTCCTGTAAAAGGTGACAAGAAAAAACTGCTTGAAATGGCAGAAAAGAATGCACTAATGTTTGGTAGACAGGCCAGACAAGGTGCAGATTCAGGTCAGTACATCAGACAAGCTCTCGAGGAGCTGAAAAGTGTTCTCTCACTACCCTCACCTCCGTATCATATTGAGGGTATCGATATATCGAATATATCGGGTACAGATGCAGTAGGCTCAGTAGTGGTCTTTGAGGATGGCAATCCTCTGAATGGTAAATACAGGCAGTACAATATAAGAAGTGTGCAGGGTCCGGATGATTTTTCTATGATTGCAGAGGTTGTAAAAAGGCGCTATTCAGGAATTGTGGAAAAGAGTGGGAATTTGCCTGATCTTGTGCTCATTGATGGTGGGGCAGGACAGGTACAGGCAGCCTGCAGATCGCTTAATGAAATTGGAGTTGATATTCAGGTCATTGGTCTTGCAAAGAAATTCGAGACAATAGTATTGCCTGACAGCTCTAAAACAGTGAATCTTCCTTCCACGTCTTCTGCACGTACCCTGCTGATGAGGATCAGGGATGAAGCTCACCGGTTTGCACTCTCGGCTCACAGGAGAAAAAGAGCTGCAAAGCTGACACATTCAAGACTTGACAGTATACCTGGTATTGGAAAGAACAGAAAAAGAGCTCTTCTTCAAGAATTCAGGTCGGTTGATAGGATTGAAAGATCCTCTGTTGAGGAACTGGCCCGCATTCCAGGGATAAGTAGAAAACTGGCAGAACAGATCCTGGCTTATCTGAAAAATTAA
- a CDS encoding glucose-6-phosphate isomerase family protein, whose amino-acid sequence MVNELKFGNISRDADVRMLYDMQDVVYDQSWLKSAENTELYYMYRNLYRTDNDLEIMEKNHLRYDITVIPSGLLGIEYIKTAGHYHPKVQGSDVTYPEVYQVLEGNATYLLQKRKNENDDRMIEDVIIIHAGPGDVVVVPPYYGHVTVNESDADLKMANWVCSDFSSVYDSIKKCRGAAYYLIKTGFIRNTEYRHIPDSRYLSPQDLEEFGLIKGHDMYELVNDIEKLDFLRSPQNYTEIFERMY is encoded by the coding sequence ATGGTAAATGAACTAAAATTTGGAAATATCAGCAGGGATGCTGATGTAAGAATGCTCTATGATATGCAGGACGTTGTATACGACCAGAGCTGGCTAAAATCAGCTGAGAATACTGAACTGTACTATATGTACCGCAATCTCTACAGAACTGATAATGATCTTGAGATCATGGAGAAAAATCATTTAAGATATGATATCACCGTAATACCATCAGGTTTGCTGGGTATTGAGTATATCAAGACTGCAGGTCATTATCACCCGAAAGTTCAAGGTAGTGATGTCACATATCCGGAAGTTTATCAGGTACTGGAGGGAAATGCTACATACCTGCTCCAGAAAAGAAAAAATGAAAATGATGACCGCATGATCGAAGATGTGATCATTATCCATGCCGGACCGGGTGATGTAGTTGTAGTTCCACCCTATTATGGCCATGTTACTGTCAATGAGTCTGATGCTGACCTGAAAATGGCTAACTGGGTTTGCAGTGATTTTTCATCGGTATATGATTCTATAAAAAAATGCAGGGGTGCAGCCTATTATCTTATAAAGACGGGATTTATCAGAAACACTGAATACAGGCACATACCTGATAGCAGGTACCTTAGTCCGCAAGATCTGGAGGAATTCGGGCTTATCAAAGGTCATGACATGTACGAACTGGTGAATGATATTGAAAAACTTGATTTTCTCAGATCGCCCCAGAACTATACTGAGATTTTTGAAAGAATGTACTAA
- a CDS encoding secondary thiamine-phosphate synthase enzyme YjbQ — translation MSAVTASLNYETSGNNDIRDITSDVIQSVGISGIRNGIVLVFTPGSTVAITTLEYEPGLVTDLKDALERLAPQDIEYFHNQRWHDGNGHSHIRAALLGQDCSFPIIDGQVELGTWQQIILIDLDVRPRNRKVTVQIVGD, via the coding sequence ATGTCTGCAGTGACTGCAAGCCTGAACTATGAAACATCTGGAAATAATGACATCAGGGACATTACTTCTGACGTGATTCAGTCTGTCGGGATATCCGGTATCAGGAACGGGATAGTCCTGGTATTTACTCCAGGTTCCACAGTAGCTATTACTACTCTGGAATATGAACCGGGTCTTGTAACCGACCTAAAGGATGCACTTGAGAGACTAGCTCCCCAGGATATTGAATACTTTCATAACCAGCGCTGGCATGACGGGAACGGTCACTCTCATATACGAGCAGCTCTATTGGGTCAGGACTGCTCTTTTCCGATTATTGATGGCCAGGTGGAACTTGGGACATGGCAGCAGATCATTTTGATAGATCTCGATGTAAGGCCAAGAAACAGAAAGGTCACAGTTCAGATAGTTGGAGATTAA
- a CDS encoding DUF128 domain-containing protein — protein MQDQGYRLQFTSSKIEDLMYRTTFDPKSGDGDLIVNLSLFREEDLEDVLNIFKTTISSGLAVSPYVKMLHCGDTIAGYRIEEGMAGIATVCSITIDGILLKSGVLVKPHFGGLVQIRDGMPVRFTDVLRYASTTIDPLEVLMSQEVTSVTRMLRTGSGKILANLRGAPMIAREKVESVLADMMDAGISGILEVGEPNTRILDVSVERDHFGIVVIGGTNPMAVVQESGIYIRTNAMSTLIGIDEMRPIGEII, from the coding sequence ATGCAGGACCAGGGTTACAGACTTCAGTTTACATCAAGCAAGATTGAGGATCTGATGTACAGAACTACATTTGATCCAAAGTCCGGGGATGGAGATCTTATAGTTAATCTATCTCTTTTCAGGGAGGAAGATCTTGAAGATGTGCTGAACATTTTTAAAACAACCATTTCCAGTGGACTTGCAGTCAGTCCCTATGTAAAAATGCTCCATTGCGGGGATACCATTGCAGGCTACAGGATTGAGGAAGGTATGGCTGGAATTGCTACGGTGTGCAGTATTACCATTGATGGTATACTTCTCAAATCCGGTGTCCTTGTAAAGCCTCACTTTGGGGGACTTGTTCAGATAAGAGATGGTATGCCGGTACGATTTACTGACGTTTTAAGGTATGCCAGTACAACAATAGATCCCCTGGAAGTACTCATGTCCCAGGAGGTAACCTCTGTTACCCGGATGCTCAGGACCGGCTCCGGAAAGATACTGGCAAACCTGAGAGGTGCTCCCATGATTGCCCGGGAGAAGGTTGAAAGCGTCCTTGCTGATATGATGGATGCAGGTATTAGCGGAATACTTGAGGTCGGTGAACCCAATACCAGGATACTGGATGTATCAGTTGAAAGGGATCATTTTGGAATTGTTGTGATAGGGGGAACCAATCCGATGGCAGTGGTTCAGGAGAGTGGAATATACATACGTACCAATGCCATGTCCACTCTGATCGGCATTGATGAGATGAGGCCCATAGGGGAAATCATATAA
- a CDS encoding GNAT family N-acetyltransferase gives MDDSYEISVVPLEKSHIPATCEVFLSTFADEAFTKHIYNLTSPGAKRALTKALSYRLNSYIDVSHPVFIAMADNEIIGFAVASAVSTELPFKRSVSQAPLLLMHLLQLLKYVKFRNMYSIFKLARKPDNLHGPYIFLEAIGVLPFYQGRGVGGELLNSLICHGSSLNKCKGIYLFTGDYLNTKIYSRYGFNIIDKKSCPLFTAYHMFKELNFQETDI, from the coding sequence ATGGATGATAGTTATGAAATTTCAGTCGTTCCTCTGGAAAAATCTCATATACCTGCAACCTGCGAAGTATTCTTATCCACCTTTGCGGATGAGGCATTTACAAAACACATCTATAATCTGACCTCGCCAGGAGCAAAGAGGGCACTTACTAAAGCCCTGTCTTACAGACTTAATTCATATATTGATGTTTCACATCCAGTTTTTATCGCAATGGCTGATAATGAGATTATAGGATTTGCAGTGGCAAGTGCAGTCTCCACAGAGCTTCCCTTTAAGCGATCAGTATCCCAGGCACCACTACTTCTTATGCATCTGCTTCAGTTGCTGAAATATGTAAAATTCAGGAATATGTACAGTATATTTAAGCTGGCCAGAAAGCCGGATAATCTGCATGGTCCATATATTTTTCTGGAAGCTATCGGAGTTTTGCCCTTCTACCAGGGTAGAGGCGTAGGTGGTGAATTGCTCAATTCACTGATCTGTCATGGAAGTTCATTAAATAAATGTAAGGGTATATATTTATTCACCGGAGATTATTTAAATACTAAAATATATTCCAGATATGGTTTTAACATAATCGATAAGAAAAGCTGTCCCCTTTTTACAGCCTACCACATGTTCAAAGAACTTAACTTTCAGGAAACAGACATTTAG
- a CDS encoding DHHA1 domain-containing protein: MSNTYQYMKQRASKCAEKIRNQQAVHVVSHIDADGLTSAGIICRALERANIEYSVQFVKQLDEMIITKIADQNPELVIFTDLGSGMLETIENCGINAIVSDHHHPKGDTEFHLNPHLFGANGSSELSGSGTTYILASQMGDNTDLADLAIVGAVGDLQHVKKGKLTGLNREILAEGVKINTLSCARDITLFGKQTRPVFKLLQFASDPYIPGLTGNEDGCIEFLAGMDLPLGGDERWRRWIDLEREEKQKIVSALFQHSLRAGVEPYKIERLVGEVYTLLNEREGTEMRDASEYSTLLNATARYDHAEVGLAVCMGDREQAYESARRLLSEHRQNLVQGLLFVKENGVIQLNNLQYFDAGSSIRETIVGIIAGMSTSIVDNRNLPIIAFADTDDGVKVSARATQDLIRKGINLSRALSQTCEEIGGSGGGHDIAAGATIPSILKEEFITRLDEIIGAQISSKRGS; encoded by the coding sequence ATGTCCAATACATATCAATACATGAAACAGAGAGCCAGTAAATGCGCTGAGAAGATCAGGAATCAACAGGCAGTGCATGTGGTCTCACATATCGATGCTGATGGCCTGACCTCAGCAGGAATTATCTGCAGGGCACTGGAGCGTGCCAATATTGAATATTCAGTACAGTTTGTAAAACAACTGGATGAGATGATAATCACAAAGATCGCTGACCAGAACCCTGAACTGGTGATCTTTACAGATCTTGGAAGCGGAATGCTTGAAACCATAGAAAACTGTGGAATCAATGCAATTGTATCTGATCACCATCATCCAAAGGGAGACACTGAATTTCATCTGAACCCACACCTGTTTGGAGCAAATGGATCCAGTGAACTGAGTGGTTCAGGAACAACATATATTCTGGCATCACAGATGGGAGATAATACCGATCTTGCAGACCTGGCAATTGTTGGTGCTGTGGGAGATCTACAGCATGTGAAAAAAGGAAAACTGACCGGATTAAACCGGGAAATACTTGCAGAGGGCGTGAAGATAAATACACTTAGCTGTGCCCGGGACATTACGCTATTTGGTAAACAGACAAGACCTGTATTCAAACTTCTGCAGTTTGCTTCAGATCCCTATATTCCAGGTCTTACAGGAAATGAGGATGGGTGCATCGAGTTTCTTGCAGGTATGGATTTACCCCTTGGAGGTGATGAGAGATGGAGACGGTGGATAGATCTTGAAAGAGAAGAGAAACAGAAGATCGTTTCAGCACTGTTCCAGCATTCACTTCGTGCAGGAGTTGAACCTTACAAGATCGAAAGACTTGTAGGAGAAGTATATACCCTCCTCAATGAAAGAGAGGGTACAGAGATGCGTGATGCCTCAGAATATTCAACCCTGCTCAATGCAACTGCACGTTATGATCATGCAGAAGTGGGACTTGCAGTATGCATGGGTGACAGGGAACAAGCTTACGAATCAGCCCGCAGGCTCCTGAGCGAACACAGACAGAACCTCGTTCAGGGGCTGCTTTTTGTAAAAGAAAACGGAGTTATACAGCTCAATAACCTTCAGTACTTTGATGCAGGGTCCAGTATCCGGGAAACGATCGTTGGAATCATTGCAGGGATGAGCACCTCAATTGTTGATAACAGAAACCTTCCGATCATAGCCTTTGCAGATACTGATGATGGAGTAAAGGTCTCTGCAAGGGCAACACAGGATCTTATACGTAAAGGAATAAATCTGTCCAGGGCTCTTTCACAGACATGTGAGGAAATCGGAGGCAGTGGAGGAGGACATGATATTGCAGCAGGCGCTACCATCCCCTCAATTCTTAAAGAAGAATTCATAACCAGACTGGATGAGATAATAGGAGCCCAGATATCTTCAAAAAGAGGTTCCTGA
- a CDS encoding DUF1699 family protein, whose translation MKIRVVSSKEEINTLGPDEEIVHLAFRPSNTDIFSLVMKCPDVKALHIPSSYKKTISKSAQMYLSMQGIDLLEGDVWGHRKDINEYSEVSRNVFNRIIELRSEGLAEDVIADKMAKETRLSQDFIEFLMKHE comes from the coding sequence ATGAAAATCAGAGTTGTAAGCTCAAAGGAAGAGATCAATACACTTGGCCCTGATGAAGAAATTGTTCATCTCGCATTCAGGCCCTCAAATACAGATATCTTTTCACTGGTTATGAAATGTCCGGATGTCAAGGCACTCCATATCCCTAGCTCCTACAAGAAAACAATATCCAAATCAGCCCAGATGTATTTGTCAATGCAGGGTATTGACCTTCTTGAAGGCGATGTGTGGGGTCACAGAAAAGACATAAATGAGTATTCTGAAGTATCCAGAAATGTGTTCAACCGTATAATAGAGTTAAGATCTGAAGGTCTTGCTGAAGATGTAATAGCCGACAAGATGGCAAAGGAAACAAGACTCAGTCAGGATTTTATAGAATTCCTGATGAAGCACGAATGA
- a CDS encoding ribonuclease H-like domain-containing protein, translating to MYQDMLPSTYIHIPSVGRTTEKRIWASGIRTWYEFIEQGHEVPVSAGKRKTIIEGIEHSICCLDSRDSDFFAKSLPGSEHWRAFHSFSDSVAYVDIETTGLSPEHSCITVIGIYDGKDARAYVRGDNIEEVADELSKYRYLVTFNGSRFDLPFIKKEFPEIEFDQLHLDLMYPLKRIGLKGGLKIIEQELGISRSDETCGITGFDAVRLWHEHERGCDGALDTLLEYNREDIVNLETIVEMIYPELVRNAFDGK from the coding sequence ATGTATCAGGATATGCTTCCAAGCACTTATATACACATTCCGTCCGTTGGCAGGACCACTGAAAAGAGAATATGGGCCAGTGGTATAAGGACATGGTATGAATTTATTGAACAGGGACATGAAGTTCCTGTTTCTGCAGGCAAGAGAAAAACCATAATAGAAGGTATTGAACACTCTATCTGTTGCCTTGATTCGAGAGATTCTGATTTTTTTGCAAAATCCCTGCCAGGGTCTGAGCACTGGAGGGCCTTCCATTCATTTTCCGACTCTGTAGCCTATGTGGATATTGAGACTACAGGTCTTTCTCCGGAACATAGCTGTATCACTGTCATTGGAATCTATGATGGAAAAGATGCCAGAGCATATGTAAGAGGAGATAATATTGAGGAGGTTGCAGATGAACTTTCAAAGTACAGGTACCTTGTAACATTTAATGGTTCAAGGTTTGATCTTCCCTTTATAAAAAAAGAATTTCCGGAAATCGAATTCGATCAGCTTCATCTGGATCTCATGTATCCTTTAAAACGCATTGGCTTAAAAGGCGGACTCAAGATAATTGAGCAGGAACTTGGGATATCAAGAAGTGATGAAACCTGTGGAATAACCGGGTTTGATGCTGTTCGTCTCTGGCATGAACATGAGAGAGGCTGTGATGGTGCACTTGATACCCTGCTTGAGTATAACCGTGAGGATATTGTAAATCTTGAAACCATTGTTGAAATGATATATCCTGAACTGGTAAGGAATGCCTTTGATGGGAAATAA
- a CDS encoding tRNA(His) guanylyltransferase Thg1 family protein: MKIREIYADIRCLPPVIVRIDGRNFKKTLSQFGFKKPYDKRFSQAMADSAELFFKYSGLNPLFAYTFSDEISFLFTELEFDGRIEKLDSVIPSYISSALAIELDLERPVAFDSRIIPLNQNNIQEYLIWRQNETWRNFVSSYGYYTMLEEGMSPDEASSFLKGKKSSDIHELMFERGINLAKLPLWQRRGIVLHKERYTIEGFNPKLNKRTLTTRSRVVQNWDIPEFSSDEGTDFLQKYIGPSL; encoded by the coding sequence ATGAAAATACGTGAGATATATGCAGATATCCGGTGTTTGCCTCCTGTGATCGTGCGAATTGATGGTAGAAACTTTAAAAAGACACTATCACAATTTGGATTCAAGAAACCTTATGATAAAAGGTTTTCACAGGCAATGGCAGATTCTGCAGAACTTTTTTTTAAATATAGTGGATTAAATCCCCTCTTTGCCTATACATTCTCAGATGAGATCAGTTTTCTGTTCACTGAACTGGAATTCGATGGAAGGATAGAGAAACTGGATTCAGTCATCCCGAGTTATATAAGCAGCGCACTGGCAATAGAGCTTGATCTTGAGAGACCGGTCGCCTTTGATTCCAGAATAATTCCTTTAAACCAGAATAATATCCAGGAGTACCTGATATGGAGACAGAACGAAACATGGAGAAATTTTGTAAGTTCCTATGGATATTATACAATGCTTGAAGAGGGAATGAGCCCTGATGAAGCCTCTTCATTCCTGAAGGGAAAAAAGTCGTCTGATATTCATGAACTCATGTTTGAAAGAGGTATCAACCTTGCAAAGCTCCCTCTCTGGCAAAGAAGAGGGATTGTTTTGCATAAAGAGAGATATACTATTGAAGGATTCAACCCAAAATTGAACAAAAGAACGCTGACAACACGCAGCAGGGTTGTGCAGAACTGGGATATTCCGGAGTTCAGTTCTGATGAGGGGACTGATTTCCTTCAGAAATATATAGGCCCCTCACTTTAG